One Solanum lycopersicum chromosome 4, SLM_r2.1 DNA window includes the following coding sequences:
- the LOC101261914 gene encoding uncharacterized protein isoform X2, whose product MRTKLTNPGGKIIGIQYNGIENLLELHNPILNGGFWDLNWSVPGTSGTRGKFDEIECNSSKVIVETEEQIELSFIRTWDPSLQGDQSPLTIDIRYIVLRDSPGFYSYAIYEHKENMPAFNLNETRIAFMLSFEKFRYMAMADDRQRPMPLPEDRLPPRGKELAYPEAVLLVDPVEPEFKGEVDDKYQYSCENKDNKVHGFICLDPPVGFWQITPSNEFRTGGPIKQDLTSHVNPTTLAMFMSTHYGGQDFVTQFGSGEQWKKVFGPVFIYLNSVADKNDALSLWDDAKEQMHKEVDCWPYSFTSSEDFPKADQRGAIRGRLLVNDRCISKEYLSAKGAFVGLAPPGDAGSFQRECKGYQFWTNSDDEGYFSIQNVRLGDYNLYAWVPGFIGDYKYEKSIAITAASDVDIGELVYEPLRSGPTLWEIGIPDRSAAEFYVPDPDPQYINKLYINQPENRFRQYGLWERYADLYPDQDLVFTIGSSDYKKDWFYAQVTRKVGDKAYKPTTWQIKFNLESIDQNGSYTLRIALSSATFSILEVRVNEEEANPPHFSSGLIGSDNTIARHGVHGLYWLFNVEVAAGQLFQGENIIYLKQARSVSALHGIMYDYIRLEAPPLSTTRY is encoded by the exons ATGAGGACCAA ATTGACAAATCCAGGAGGAAAAATCATTGGAATTCAATATAATGGGATTGAAAATTTGTTGGAACTCCACAACCCAATCTTGAATGGAGG GTTCTGGGACTTAAACTGGAGTGTACCTGGAACTTCTGGAACAAGAGGAAAATTTGATGA GATTGAATGTAATAGTTCTAAAGTTATAGTGGAAACTGAAGAACAGATAGAGCTCTCCTTTATAAGGACATGGGATCCTTCACTTCAGGGCGACCAATCCCCGTTAACCATAGACATAAG GTACATAGTTCTTCGTGATTCGCCTGGTTTTTACTCTTATGCTATTTATGAACACAAAGAGAATATGCCAGCATTCAACCTCAACGAAACCAGGATAGCTTTCATGCTCAGCTTCGAAAA GTTTCGGTACATGGCTATGGCAGATGATAGGCAAAGACCAATGCCCCTTCCTGAAGATCGGTTACCTCCAAGAGGGAAGGAATTGGCATATCCAGAAGCCGTCCTGCTAGTCGATCCTGTGGAGCCAGAATTCAAAGGAGAA GTTGATGACAAGTATCAGTATTCGTGTGAGAACAAAGATAACAAAGTCCATGGCTTCATTTGCTTAGATCCTCCTGTGGGATTCTGGCAAATTACGCCAAGCAATGAGTTCAGAACAGGTGGACCTATCAAACAGGATCTTACTTCTCATGTTAATCCAACAACTCTTGCT ATGTTCATGAGCACTCATTATGGAGGCCAGGATTTCGTGACTCAATTTGGATCAGGCGAACAATGGAAGAAAGTTTTTGGACCTGTTTTTATATATCTCAATTCTGTAGCAGACAAGAATGATGCACTTTCCCTATGGGATGATGCGAAAGAACAG ATGCACAAAGAAGTCGACTGTTGGCCTTATAGTTTCACGAGTTCAGAAGATTTTCCAAAAGCTGACCAAAGAGGTGCCATCCGTGGTAGATTATTAGTCAATGACAG GTGTATAAGCAAGGAGTATTTGTCTGCAAAGGGTGCTTTTGTTGGCCTAGCTCCACCTGGAGATGCTGGATCATTTCAAAGAGAATGCAAG GGCTACCAATTCTGGACGAACTCGGATGATGAAGGCTATTTCTCTATCCAAAATGTTCGTCTGGGGGACTATAACCTCTATGCTTGGGTACCTGGCTTCATTGGAGattacaaatatgaaaaatccATAGCAATTACTGCAG cttctgatgttgataTCGGTGAACTTGTGTACGAGCCTCTAAGGAGTGGTCCTACATTGTGGGAGATCGGTATCCCTGATCGTTCTGCTGCAGAATTCTACGTTCCTGACCCTGATCCACAGTATATCAACAAACTTTACATAAACCAACCAGAAAACAG GTTTAGACAGTACGGATTATGGGAGAGATATGCAGATTTATATCCAGATCAAGATTTGGTATTTACAATTGGAAGTAGTGACTATAAAAAAGATTGGTTCTACGCTCAGGTGACAAG AAAAGTTGGTGATAAAGCATATAAACCTACAACATGgcaaattaaattcaatttagaAAGCATTGATCAGAATGGAAGTTACACACTCCGTATTGCGCTCTCATCTGCAACTTTCTCTATATTGGag GTAAGGGTGAATGAGGAAGAAGCAAATCCACCACATTTCTCAAGTGGATTGATTGGAAGTGATAATACAATTGCCAGACATGGAGTCCATGGGCTGTATTGGTTGTTTAATGTGGAGGTAGCTGCAGGACAACTCTTTCAAGGAGAGAACATCATATATCTCAAACAAGCACGGAGCGTCAGTGCTCTCCATGGGATTATGTATGACTATATTCGTCTGGAAGCTCCTCCTCTTTCCACCACGCGTTATTAG
- the LOC101261914 gene encoding uncharacterized protein isoform X1 translates to MIVPKHSQISSPVLQLLQHEDQVVIYNGIFQLRLTNPGGKIIGIQYNGIENLLELHNPILNGGFWDLNWSVPGTSGTRGKFDEIECNSSKVIVETEEQIELSFIRTWDPSLQGDQSPLTIDIRYIVLRDSPGFYSYAIYEHKENMPAFNLNETRIAFMLSFEKFRYMAMADDRQRPMPLPEDRLPPRGKELAYPEAVLLVDPVEPEFKGEVDDKYQYSCENKDNKVHGFICLDPPVGFWQITPSNEFRTGGPIKQDLTSHVNPTTLAMFMSTHYGGQDFVTQFGSGEQWKKVFGPVFIYLNSVADKNDALSLWDDAKEQMHKEVDCWPYSFTSSEDFPKADQRGAIRGRLLVNDRCISKEYLSAKGAFVGLAPPGDAGSFQRECKGYQFWTNSDDEGYFSIQNVRLGDYNLYAWVPGFIGDYKYEKSIAITAASDVDIGELVYEPLRSGPTLWEIGIPDRSAAEFYVPDPDPQYINKLYINQPENRFRQYGLWERYADLYPDQDLVFTIGSSDYKKDWFYAQVTRKVGDKAYKPTTWQIKFNLESIDQNGSYTLRIALSSATFSILEVRVNEEEANPPHFSSGLIGSDNTIARHGVHGLYWLFNVEVAAGQLFQGENIIYLKQARSVSALHGIMYDYIRLEAPPLSTTRY, encoded by the exons ATGATTGTACCAAAACATTCACAAATATCAAGTCCAGTTCTGCAGCTTCTTCAGCATGAGGACCAA GTGGTAATATATAATGGCATATTCCAACTCAGATTGACAAATCCAGGAGGAAAAATCATTGGAATTCAATATAATGGGATTGAAAATTTGTTGGAACTCCACAACCCAATCTTGAATGGAGG GTTCTGGGACTTAAACTGGAGTGTACCTGGAACTTCTGGAACAAGAGGAAAATTTGATGA GATTGAATGTAATAGTTCTAAAGTTATAGTGGAAACTGAAGAACAGATAGAGCTCTCCTTTATAAGGACATGGGATCCTTCACTTCAGGGCGACCAATCCCCGTTAACCATAGACATAAG GTACATAGTTCTTCGTGATTCGCCTGGTTTTTACTCTTATGCTATTTATGAACACAAAGAGAATATGCCAGCATTCAACCTCAACGAAACCAGGATAGCTTTCATGCTCAGCTTCGAAAA GTTTCGGTACATGGCTATGGCAGATGATAGGCAAAGACCAATGCCCCTTCCTGAAGATCGGTTACCTCCAAGAGGGAAGGAATTGGCATATCCAGAAGCCGTCCTGCTAGTCGATCCTGTGGAGCCAGAATTCAAAGGAGAA GTTGATGACAAGTATCAGTATTCGTGTGAGAACAAAGATAACAAAGTCCATGGCTTCATTTGCTTAGATCCTCCTGTGGGATTCTGGCAAATTACGCCAAGCAATGAGTTCAGAACAGGTGGACCTATCAAACAGGATCTTACTTCTCATGTTAATCCAACAACTCTTGCT ATGTTCATGAGCACTCATTATGGAGGCCAGGATTTCGTGACTCAATTTGGATCAGGCGAACAATGGAAGAAAGTTTTTGGACCTGTTTTTATATATCTCAATTCTGTAGCAGACAAGAATGATGCACTTTCCCTATGGGATGATGCGAAAGAACAG ATGCACAAAGAAGTCGACTGTTGGCCTTATAGTTTCACGAGTTCAGAAGATTTTCCAAAAGCTGACCAAAGAGGTGCCATCCGTGGTAGATTATTAGTCAATGACAG GTGTATAAGCAAGGAGTATTTGTCTGCAAAGGGTGCTTTTGTTGGCCTAGCTCCACCTGGAGATGCTGGATCATTTCAAAGAGAATGCAAG GGCTACCAATTCTGGACGAACTCGGATGATGAAGGCTATTTCTCTATCCAAAATGTTCGTCTGGGGGACTATAACCTCTATGCTTGGGTACCTGGCTTCATTGGAGattacaaatatgaaaaatccATAGCAATTACTGCAG cttctgatgttgataTCGGTGAACTTGTGTACGAGCCTCTAAGGAGTGGTCCTACATTGTGGGAGATCGGTATCCCTGATCGTTCTGCTGCAGAATTCTACGTTCCTGACCCTGATCCACAGTATATCAACAAACTTTACATAAACCAACCAGAAAACAG GTTTAGACAGTACGGATTATGGGAGAGATATGCAGATTTATATCCAGATCAAGATTTGGTATTTACAATTGGAAGTAGTGACTATAAAAAAGATTGGTTCTACGCTCAGGTGACAAG AAAAGTTGGTGATAAAGCATATAAACCTACAACATGgcaaattaaattcaatttagaAAGCATTGATCAGAATGGAAGTTACACACTCCGTATTGCGCTCTCATCTGCAACTTTCTCTATATTGGag GTAAGGGTGAATGAGGAAGAAGCAAATCCACCACATTTCTCAAGTGGATTGATTGGAAGTGATAATACAATTGCCAGACATGGAGTCCATGGGCTGTATTGGTTGTTTAATGTGGAGGTAGCTGCAGGACAACTCTTTCAAGGAGAGAACATCATATATCTCAAACAAGCACGGAGCGTCAGTGCTCTCCATGGGATTATGTATGACTATATTCGTCTGGAAGCTCCTCCTCTTTCCACCACGCGTTATTAG